From Parcubacteria group bacterium, a single genomic window includes:
- the mutM gene encoding DNA-formamidopyrimidine glycosylase, with product MPELPEVQTIVDDLNKKVKGLTITDVWTDWPKYFKRSSGGFDGFKKEIKNKKIEKVWRVGKNIIFGLYGNTDMLIHQKMTGHILIGKWKFKDKNWLSLEKGHLTEKVNGYIHAMFHFSNGKMMALSDLRKFAKILLFNDKDLKSLEDVKNIGPDPLQAGFGFNQFKSLITKKRGPIKKSLMDQNIVSGIGNIYADEILFTSKIHPLKKIEKLTDKELKTIFEAAKKILKKAVRFRGTSTSDFRDTSGKKGRYGDVLLVYRREGEKCLRGCGTTIKRIKIGGRSAHFCQSCQKL from the coding sequence ATGCCGGAATTGCCCGAAGTACAAACAATCGTTGATGATTTAAATAAAAAAGTTAAAGGTTTAACCATAACCGATGTTTGGACCGATTGGCCCAAATATTTTAAGCGTTCAAGCGGGGGTTTTGACGGCTTTAAAAAAGAAATAAAAAATAAAAAAATAGAAAAAGTTTGGCGAGTCGGAAAAAACATTATTTTCGGTCTGTACGGCAATACGGATATGCTTATTCATCAGAAAATGACCGGGCATATTCTTATAGGTAAATGGAAATTTAAAGATAAAAATTGGCTTTCCCTCGAAAAGGGGCATTTAACAGAAAAAGTTAATGGCTATATTCACGCGATGTTTCATTTTTCCAATGGCAAAATGATGGCTCTTTCGGACTTGAGAAAATTTGCCAAGATTTTGCTTTTTAACGATAAAGATTTAAAAAGTTTGGAAGACGTAAAAAACATCGGGCCAGATCCGCTTCAGGCGGGTTTCGGGTTTAACCAATTTAAAAGTTTGATAACCAAAAAAAGAGGGCCTATAAAAAAAAGTTTAATGGATCAAAATATTGTTTCCGGTATTGGCAATATTTATGCCGATGAGATTTTATTTACATCCAAAATCCATCCTCTCAAAAAGATTGAGAAGTTAACCGATAAAGAATTAAAGACGATTTTTGAAGCGGCTAAAAAAATTCTTAAAAAAGCCGTTCGCTTTCGCGGTACTTCCACTTCTGACTTTCGCGACACTTCGGGAAAAAAGGGGCGTTACGGCGACGTGCTTCTTGTTTATCGGCGCGAAGGCGAAAAATGCCTTCGTGGCTGCGGGACGACAATTAAGCGAATTAAAATCGGCGGTCGCTCGGCTCATTTTTGCCAGAGTTGTCAAAAGTTATAA
- the holA gene encoding DNA polymerase III subunit delta has protein sequence MVIFLYGEDSYRIAQKLKELVSAYKAKNPSGLNFISLDFFENSPDDLMRNIISNSFIPEKKLIVVKNIFSAKGETSPLQGGKADSALLTDFLKNSDIISDQNTILIALSFGKSDSKNELFKYLTKKPNLSERFENLKPYETKNWVRNSLRRSGIEIAGEALDFLVLSCGYDSWRLGGEIKKLTDYKNKGVILKSEIEKLVATSANYNVFELTDALASKNKKRALLALHKALDNGEKSNELLGLLAWQIRNLLRFKLGSGESAGTKLHPFVLGKLKESAKLFSLEELNRIMFGIISLDLAFKTSDVNEKTALSILVAEL, from the coding sequence ATGGTTATCTTTCTTTACGGAGAGGATTCTTATAGGATTGCGCAGAAACTAAAAGAGTTGGTTTCCGCCTATAAAGCCAAAAATCCAAGCGGCTTGAATTTTATTTCCCTTGATTTTTTCGAAAATAGTCCCGATGACTTAATGAGAAATATAATTTCCAACTCTTTTATTCCGGAAAAAAAACTTATTGTTGTCAAAAACATTTTTTCCGCCAAAGGCGAGACATCGCCCCTTCAGGGCGGGAAGGCAGACTCCGCGCTTTTAACGGATTTTCTAAAAAATAGCGATATCATTTCAGACCAGAATACCATTTTAATCGCATTAAGTTTTGGAAAGTCCGATAGCAAAAACGAACTTTTCAAATATTTAACAAAAAAGCCAAATTTATCAGAGCGTTTTGAAAATTTAAAGCCCTATGAAACTAAAAATTGGGTGAGGAACTCTTTAAGGCGGTCGGGGATTGAGATTGCCGGCGAAGCGCTGGATTTTCTTGTTTTAAGTTGCGGATATGACTCTTGGCGGCTTGGCGGCGAAATTAAAAAACTGACGGATTATAAAAATAAAGGCGTTATTCTTAAATCCGAGATTGAAAAATTAGTCGCGACCTCCGCTAATTACAACGTTTTTGAATTGACCGACGCTTTGGCAAGCAAAAATAAAAAAAGGGCTCTTTTGGCGCTTCACAAGGCTCTTGATAATGGTGAAAAATCAAATGAATTATTGGGGCTTTTGGCCTGGCAAATAAGGAATCTTTTGCGTTTTAAATTAGGCTCCGGGGAATCTGCCGGAACAAAACTTCATCCATTTGTTTTAGGAAAGCTTAAAGAATCGGCAAAGCTTTTTTCTCTTGAAGAACTGAACCGAATTATGTTTGGGATAATAAGTCTTGATTTGGCTTTCAAAACCAGCGATGTCAATGAAAAAACCGCGCTTTCCATTTTGGTAGCGGAGTTATAG
- a CDS encoding 30S ribosomal protein S20 — translation MPITKAAKKALRKNKRQRKNNLNKSRLLKGELAALKKLITAKAKKGAIEFLPKVYKALDKSVKNNLLKKNTASRMKSRLTKIVNKL, via the coding sequence ATGCCAATAACAAAAGCGGCTAAAAAGGCCTTAAGAAAAAACAAAAGGCAACGAAAGAATAATCTAAATAAATCACGCCTTCTTAAAGGCGAGCTTGCGGCGCTAAAAAAACTAATAACAGCCAAAGCTAAAAAGGGCGCGATCGAGTTCTTGCCAAAAGTTTACAAGGCTCTGGACAAGTCAGTAAAAAATAATCTTCTTAAAAAGAACACCGCCAGTCGAATGAAATCCCGTCTAACCAAAATCGTCAATAAATTGTAA
- the ruvA gene encoding Holliday junction branch migration protein RuvA codes for MISYLEGKILEKDGKFFTVNVNGVGYKVFSHDGVLLKIPEAGHDVKIWAHLYVREDALDLYGFLDREELEFFETLISISGIGPKSALGILEVAPVMSLKQAIVSEDETFFTKVSGVGKKTAQRLILELKNKLSKTVASVKGSDSEQMGEALEALVSLGYNQRDARRSLQEIPRDITGVEAKVKAALKLLGKK; via the coding sequence ATGATCTCTTATCTTGAAGGGAAAATTTTAGAAAAAGATGGCAAGTTTTTCACGGTCAACGTAAATGGCGTTGGCTATAAGGTTTTTTCTCATGACGGCGTTCTCCTAAAAATCCCGGAAGCCGGACACGATGTTAAGATCTGGGCCCATCTTTATGTTCGGGAAGATGCCCTTGATTTGTATGGGTTTTTAGACAGAGAAGAATTGGAATTTTTTGAAACTTTAATTTCTATTTCCGGCATCGGACCAAAATCGGCGCTGGGAATTTTGGAAGTGGCGCCGGTTATGAGCTTGAAGCAAGCAATTGTTTCCGAAGACGAGACTTTCTTTACCAAAGTGTCAGGCGTGGGTAAAAAAACGGCCCAGCGCCTAATTTTGGAGCTTAAAAACAAACTATCCAAGACGGTGGCATCGGTGAAGGGCAGCGACTCGGAACAAATGGGTGAAGCGCTTGAGGCGTTAGTAAGCCTAGGTTATAATCAGCGGGATGCCAGAAGGTCGCTTCAAGAAATTCCGAGGGACATTACGGGCGTTGAGGCCAAAGTTAAAGCGGCGCTTAAACTTTTGGGTAAAAAATAA
- a CDS encoding ParA family protein has protein sequence MAKAITICNAKGGVGKSTTAVNLGAYLAALGKYVLLVDLDPQANATVGLGVDWRKLEKHIYHSLIDFESPEGIIRKTGLFGYDVLPANPALAGANVELVNLERREWRLYDILRKIRTNYDYIIVDSPPSLGLLTLNGLVAAEEVIIPVQCEYYSLEGLGQLLETIELIRNNLGRDLKIKGALLTMHDKRQKLSREVVKEIRRNFPGYVFSAVIPRSVPLAEAPSFGRTILQHAPFSLGGHSYRELAQEIINLDKSR, from the coding sequence ATGGCCAAAGCAATAACAATTTGTAACGCCAAAGGCGGAGTCGGAAAGAGTACTACCGCCGTTAATCTTGGCGCCTATCTCGCAGCTTTGGGAAAATATGTTTTACTTGTTGATTTAGACCCTCAAGCCAATGCTACGGTCGGCCTGGGAGTAGATTGGCGCAAGCTTGAAAAACACATTTACCATTCGCTTATTGATTTTGAGAGTCCGGAGGGGATTATAAGAAAAACCGGCCTTTTCGGATACGACGTTCTCCCGGCCAATCCGGCTTTGGCCGGCGCCAATGTTGAACTTGTGAATTTGGAAAGGCGAGAATGGAGGCTTTATGATATTTTAAGGAAAATAAGAACCAATTATGATTACATTATTGTTGATTCGCCGCCGTCACTAGGTCTTTTAACCTTGAACGGTCTGGTGGCAGCTGAAGAAGTCATTATTCCAGTTCAATGCGAGTATTATTCCTTGGAAGGCTTGGGCCAGCTTCTTGAAACAATTGAATTAATACGTAATAATTTAGGGCGGGATTTGAAAATCAAGGGCGCGCTTCTTACGATGCACGACAAAAGGCAAAAGTTAAGCCGGGAAGTGGTTAAGGAAATAAGAAGGAATTTCCCGGGTTATGTTTTTTCGGCAGTTATTCCCCGGTCGGTGCCGCTCGCCGAGGCGCCCAGTTTTGGCAGGACTATTCTCCAGCACGCGCCATTTTCTTTAGGAGGCCATTCTTATCGGGAACTGGCCCAAGAAATTATCAACTTAGATAAATCCCGTTAG
- a CDS encoding ParB/RepB/Spo0J family partition protein translates to MRSLGRGLESLIPKNDSQSSVPQGLSDENLKQKESVFLIEIDKIKENPQQPRRGFNEEELKLLADSIREHGILQPLIVTKLEEENPAGIKVFYELIAGERRLRAAKIAGLNFIPALIRKKTEERNKLELALIENIQRADLNAIEKARGYERLAKEFNLAQREIADRVGQSREAVANAIRLLQLPVEIQRAIETGKISEGHGKAILALDDNQQSAFLNEIISKNLSVRAAESLGRQVKGVSRKIRKNIGDPETKALESRLEEFLGTRVKLAKSGGRGNILIEFYSPEELNAILNKILKY, encoded by the coding sequence ATGAGAAGTCTTGGCAGGGGTTTAGAATCATTAATCCCGAAAAATGATTCACAAAGTTCCGTACCACAGGGTTTATCAGATGAAAATCTTAAACAAAAAGAAAGCGTGTTTTTGATTGAGATTGATAAGATAAAAGAAAATCCCCAACAGCCGCGCCGCGGTTTTAATGAAGAAGAATTAAAATTACTTGCCGATTCCATCCGCGAGCACGGTATTTTACAGCCGCTTATCGTTACCAAACTCGAAGAAGAAAATCCGGCAGGTATAAAAGTTTTTTATGAACTTATAGCCGGCGAAAGGCGCCTTAGGGCGGCTAAAATAGCCGGACTTAACTTTATTCCGGCTTTGATCAGGAAAAAAACCGAAGAACGGAACAAACTGGAGCTGGCTTTGATAGAGAACATACAAAGGGCGGATTTAAACGCTATTGAAAAAGCGAGAGGATACGAGCGGCTGGCAAAAGAATTCAATTTGGCTCAGCGGGAGATCGCCGACAGGGTGGGGCAATCCCGTGAAGCGGTTGCCAACGCCATTAGACTGCTTCAACTGCCGGTTGAAATTCAAAGAGCAATTGAAACCGGAAAAATTTCAGAAGGTCACGGCAAAGCGATTTTAGCTCTTGACGATAATCAGCAATCGGCTTTTTTAAATGAAATTATTTCCAAAAACTTGTCGGTTAGGGCGGCCGAAAGTTTGGGCCGCCAAGTTAAGGGCGTTTCAAGAAAAATAAGGAAAAATATTGGCGATCCGGAAACAAAAGCCTTGGAATCGCGACTCGAAGAGTTCTTGGGAACTCGCGTTAAACTGGCCAAATCCGGCGGCCGCGGCAACATCTTAATAGAGTTTTATTCTCCCGAAGAACTCAACGCCATTTTAAACAAGATTTTAAAATATTGA
- a CDS encoding bifunctional (p)ppGpp synthetase/guanosine-3',5'-bis(diphosphate) 3'-pyrophosphohydrolase, with the protein MLEKILTYFQNSEERALIKRAYELAWKAHQGQKRESGEPYIQHPLSVALALTKMNLDTETIAAALLHDVVEDSEYTISDIEAQFGKAVAFLVNGVTKLNKIQYIGVEGKAENLRKMLLAMAQDIRVILIKLSDRYHNMQTLDALEETNQKKIALETLEIYAPLANRLGMGDLKGQLEDLAFKHLYPEEYGHLENEVSEKYETRKNYIKKLTPVIYEILKKENVTPLEINARTKYFYSLYKKLLRHQMNFDKIHDLVAARIIVKDIEDCYLTLGAIHQTWKPVPGLIKDYISMPKPNGYQSLHTSVFGPEGKITEIQIRTPEMHAKAENGIAAHWAYKEQQYNNRNPEILKKELLWIEQLREWQHAVRGTDEFFESLKIDFFKDRIFVLTPKGDVLDLPEGATPVDFAYQVHTTIGHECSGAKINGKIVPLNTELQSGDAVEILVQKNKRPSEDWLGFVKTNLAKERIKSAIKSKNSAIGGENKNVKIIPAIKLRVVVRDRIGILKDVTNAISFHKINILSVKSEGGKDPYHYLNFSLESRNKQKLEELIFAIKKIKSVKEVGYKI; encoded by the coding sequence ATGCTAGAAAAAATTCTTACTTATTTTCAAAATTCGGAAGAAAGAGCTCTTATCAAGAGAGCTTACGAACTGGCGTGGAAAGCCCATCAAGGACAAAAACGAGAGAGTGGCGAACCATATATTCAACACCCTCTAAGTGTAGCGCTGGCGCTTACGAAAATGAATCTTGACACCGAAACTATAGCTGCCGCCCTGCTTCACGACGTGGTTGAAGATAGCGAATACACCATTAGCGACATTGAGGCGCAGTTTGGGAAGGCCGTTGCCTTCCTTGTTAACGGAGTAACTAAGCTTAACAAAATCCAATACATTGGTGTCGAAGGCAAAGCAGAAAACTTACGAAAAATGCTTTTGGCAATGGCACAAGACATTAGAGTAATTCTAATAAAACTTTCCGATCGCTACCATAATATGCAGACTTTGGACGCTTTAGAAGAGACGAATCAAAAAAAGATCGCTTTGGAAACCTTGGAAATTTACGCGCCCTTGGCCAATCGTTTAGGAATGGGGGACTTAAAAGGGCAACTTGAGGACTTGGCATTCAAGCACCTGTATCCGGAAGAGTATGGCCACTTGGAAAATGAAGTGTCAGAAAAGTACGAGACGCGTAAAAATTATATAAAAAAACTCACGCCAGTTATTTATGAAATCTTAAAAAAGGAAAACGTAACCCCGTTAGAAATTAACGCGCGGACAAAATATTTTTACAGCTTATATAAAAAATTGCTCCGCCACCAGATGAATTTCGATAAAATCCACGATCTTGTCGCCGCCCGCATAATCGTAAAAGATATTGAAGACTGTTATCTTACCCTTGGCGCCATCCACCAGACCTGGAAACCGGTGCCGGGACTTATTAAAGATTACATTTCTATGCCGAAACCAAACGGCTATCAAAGTTTGCATACTTCTGTCTTCGGGCCGGAGGGGAAAATAACCGAAATCCAAATCCGAACGCCGGAAATGCATGCCAAAGCCGAAAATGGAATTGCCGCCCATTGGGCTTATAAGGAACAGCAATATAACAATCGCAACCCCGAAATATTGAAAAAAGAATTATTATGGATTGAACAGTTGCGGGAGTGGCAACACGCCGTCCGTGGCACGGACGAATTCTTCGAATCGCTAAAAATCGATTTTTTCAAAGACCGGATTTTTGTTTTAACTCCCAAAGGAGACGTTTTAGATCTCCCCGAAGGGGCGACCCCGGTTGATTTTGCCTATCAGGTTCATACCACTATCGGCCACGAATGCTCCGGCGCCAAAATAAATGGAAAAATAGTACCGCTAAACACCGAACTCCAGTCGGGAGACGCAGTGGAAATTTTAGTTCAGAAAAATAAAAGGCCGTCAGAAGATTGGCTTGGCTTTGTGAAAACAAACTTAGCCAAAGAAAGAATAAAAAGCGCCATAAAATCAAAAAATTCCGCTATAGGCGGAGAAAATAAAAACGTGAAAATAATCCCCGCGATTAAATTGCGAGTGGTTGTGCGCGACCGCATCGGCATTTTGAAAGATGTGACTAACGCGATTTCTTTTCACAAGATAAATATTCTTTCGGTAAAAAGCGAGGGAGGAAAAGATCCGTATCACTACTTAAATTTTTCACTTGAATCAAGAAACAAACAAAAACTTGAAGAGCTTATCTTCGCGATAAAAAAGATTAAAAGCGTGAAAGAAGTGGGTTATAAAATTTAA
- the topA gene encoding type I DNA topoisomerase encodes MKLVIVESPTKARTISQFLGSDFKVESSYGHVRDLPEKKLGIDIIKNFEPQYVILPKAKKRVADLKSEAKKSEKVILATDEDREGEAISWHLVSALGLEKKPHERIVFHEITKSAIEEALKNPRGIDMRLVDAQQARRILDRLVGYKLSPFLWKKVARGLSAGRVQSVAVRLVVEREKEVLNFKPEEYHSIYAVLRKSRISNFQFPISNSKEGEFLANLIKIGEKRLEKFGIKTADDAKKIISDLDGADYSVEKITKKEMKRQPLPPFTTSTLQQTAFSKFGFGARQTMVVAQQLYETGFITYMRTDSVNLSKESVTAAFKEIEKLFGKNYLLPEPRIFKTKSKSAQEAHEAVRPTQSSTNPDSLKDKLTPQQFKLYDLIWRRFLATQMPTAVFEATSADISAERKSKENYVFRATGNVLKFDGFLKVYPMKTAETNLPNLLENEELKLKELKSEQHFTEPPARYNEASLIKALEEHGIGRPSTYAPTLATIQARRYVIKDEQKRLKPTDIGILVSDILVLHFPKVVDIKFTAKMEEDLDDIADGKKKWQPVIKEFWEPFKENLDKKSTELSKSELATEATELKCPECGKPVIIRMGRYGKFYACTGFPACKYTANLEKPSSAEATEGKEDLGACKKCDTGQIVKRRTRKGKTFWGCSSYPQCDWATWQNPNPPSPKDSTDAKALADESEDKENKDKETEI; translated from the coding sequence ATGAAATTAGTAATAGTTGAATCGCCAACTAAAGCCCGAACCATCTCACAATTCCTTGGGAGCGATTTTAAAGTTGAATCCTCATACGGCCATGTTCGGGATTTACCGGAAAAAAAACTCGGAATTGATATTATAAAAAACTTTGAACCCCAATACGTAATTTTACCGAAAGCCAAAAAGAGAGTCGCCGACCTCAAAAGTGAGGCAAAAAAATCGGAAAAGGTAATTTTAGCGACAGATGAAGACCGCGAAGGCGAAGCCATTTCCTGGCATCTTGTGAGCGCTCTCGGCCTAGAAAAAAAACCGCATGAGAGAATTGTTTTTCATGAAATTACCAAATCCGCGATAGAAGAAGCGCTGAAAAATCCTCGGGGAATTGATATGCGGCTGGTAGACGCCCAGCAGGCGCGGCGGATTCTTGACCGCTTAGTCGGCTACAAGCTTTCCCCTTTCTTATGGAAAAAAGTTGCCCGCGGATTATCGGCCGGCCGCGTCCAATCGGTAGCCGTCCGTCTCGTGGTTGAGCGAGAAAAAGAAGTTTTGAATTTCAAACCGGAAGAATATCACTCGATTTACGCAGTACTGCGTAAATCGAGAATTTCCAATTTTCAATTTCCAATTTCCAATTCAAAGGAAGGTGAATTTTTAGCTAATCTTATAAAAATCGGGGAAAAGAGATTGGAAAAGTTTGGAATCAAAACCGCGGATGATGCAAAAAAAATCATATCCGACTTAGACGGCGCCGATTATTCGGTAGAAAAAATAACAAAAAAAGAAATGAAAAGACAGCCGCTTCCGCCTTTCACCACTTCCACCCTTCAGCAGACAGCTTTTTCAAAATTCGGTTTTGGTGCCAGACAAACAATGGTAGTCGCCCAACAATTATATGAAACCGGTTTCATAACCTATATGAGAACAGATTCAGTTAACCTTTCCAAAGAATCCGTCACAGCTGCTTTTAAAGAAATAGAAAAGTTGTTCGGCAAAAATTATTTGTTGCCGGAACCGCGGATTTTTAAGACTAAATCGAAATCGGCCCAAGAAGCGCACGAAGCCGTCCGACCGACTCAATCCTCTACAAACCCGGATTCTTTGAAAGACAAACTAACACCCCAACAGTTTAAGCTTTATGACTTGATTTGGAGAAGGTTTTTAGCCACTCAAATGCCGACAGCAGTTTTTGAAGCGACATCGGCCGATATTTCCGCGGAAAGAAAATCCAAAGAAAATTATGTTTTCCGAGCTACCGGCAATGTTTTAAAATTTGACGGTTTTCTTAAAGTTTATCCGATGAAAACTGCCGAAACAAACTTGCCAAACCTTCTGGAAAACGAGGAATTGAAACTAAAAGAACTAAAATCGGAACAACACTTTACAGAACCGCCGGCCCGATATAACGAAGCTAGTTTAATCAAAGCGCTTGAGGAGCACGGCATCGGCCGGCCTTCAACATACGCCCCGACTTTAGCGACCATACAGGCGCGCCGCTATGTTATTAAAGACGAACAAAAAAGATTAAAGCCGACTGATATTGGTATTTTGGTAAGCGACATCTTGGTTCTTCATTTCCCCAAGGTCGTTGACATTAAATTCACTGCCAAGATGGAAGAAGACCTTGACGATATCGCCGATGGAAAAAAGAAGTGGCAGCCTGTTATCAAAGAATTTTGGGAACCATTTAAAGAAAATCTCGATAAAAAAAGCACCGAACTTTCTAAAAGCGAACTCGCAACCGAAGCAACAGAGCTTAAATGCCCCGAGTGCGGAAAGCCGGTGATTATCAGAATGGGACGATACGGAAAGTTTTACGCCTGTACCGGATTTCCGGCTTGTAAATACACCGCTAACCTAGAAAAACCCTCCTCCGCTGAAGCTACGGAAGGCAAGGAAGATTTGGGGGCTTGCAAAAAATGTGACACCGGCCAAATTGTGAAGCGCCGGACCAGAAAAGGAAAAACTTTCTGGGGCTGTTCGAGCTATCCGCAATGCGACTGGGCCACTTGGCAGAACCCTAATCCTCCTTCGCCAAAAGATTCCACCGACGCCAAGGCTTTGGCAGACGAGTCGGAGGACAAAGAAAATAAAGATAAAGAAACTGAAATTTAG
- the dprA gene encoding DNA-protecting protein DprA: MTSAEDKIKIIKKSSQDYPKLLKEIHNAPKQLHVRGILPKSCDLNFAIVGTRAASDYGKTLAFKIAKELSELGLNIVSGLALGIDTRAHLGALAGSGHASGRAGKTIAVLGSAMDDESIYPSENLKLVDKIVSSGGAVISEYAPGTKSEIWFFPERNRIIAGLSRGVLVVEAPEKSGALITARLALEQNREVFAIPGSLFSKNSLGTNSLIKKGAKLVSSIDDILEELNLTDLKPKATKMPENDISKEEALILKTIEIEPLHVDKISEIAKMPMSRTLSTISMLEIRGIIKNIGGKFVKI, translated from the coding sequence ATGACCAGCGCCGAAGATAAAATCAAAATCATAAAAAAATCTTCGCAAGATTACCCTAAGCTTCTTAAAGAAATTCACAACGCTCCAAAACAATTGCATGTAAGGGGCATTCTGCCAAAGAGTTGCGATTTGAATTTCGCTATCGTCGGAACTAGGGCGGCATCGGACTATGGCAAAACTTTAGCCTTTAAAATTGCTAAAGAATTATCGGAGTTAGGCCTTAACATTGTGAGCGGACTGGCGCTGGGCATAGACACCAGGGCTCACTTAGGGGCGCTTGCCGGAAGCGGCCACGCTAGTGGGCGGGCAGGCAAAACTATCGCAGTTTTGGGCTCAGCCATGGATGACGAGTCCATTTATCCCTCCGAAAACTTAAAATTGGTTGATAAAATAGTAAGTTCCGGCGGAGCGGTTATAAGCGAATACGCGCCTGGGACCAAATCGGAAATTTGGTTTTTCCCCGAACGAAACAGAATAATTGCCGGACTCTCCCGCGGCGTACTGGTTGTTGAAGCGCCGGAAAAATCCGGGGCATTAATTACCGCGCGCCTGGCTTTAGAGCAAAACCGGGAAGTTTTTGCCATTCCCGGATCGTTATTTTCAAAAAATTCTTTAGGCACCAATAGTTTAATAAAAAAGGGCGCTAAGTTGGTTTCTTCTATTGATGACATTCTGGAAGAACTGAACTTAACGGATTTAAAACCCAAGGCAACAAAAATGCCTGAAAACGACATTAGCAAAGAAGAGGCGTTAATTTTAAAAACAATTGAAATAGAGCCGCTCCACGTTGATAAAATTTCAGAAATTGCCAAAATGCCAATGAGTCGGACATTATCAACAATTTCAATGTTGGAAATACGGGGTATAATAAAAAACATCGGCGGAAAATTTGTAAAGATATAA
- a CDS encoding peptidyl-tRNA hydrolase: MNKISNGVKLIIGLGNPGKEYELTRHNAGFLFIDALENNYKNKKVVSAKTGIFMNKSGAAVLALMKKFKIKPENVLIAHDDIDILWGNFKLSFGRSSAGHKGVESIIKNLKTKNFWRLRIGIQPAFAKASADAKALADKSAGKQNTRVKADKIILKKFTPEELKELDKTIKKAIRQLAPTVPSGLTSGSQ, encoded by the coding sequence ATGAATAAAATTTCTAACGGGGTCAAATTAATCATCGGGCTTGGCAATCCCGGAAAAGAATATGAGCTCACCAGGCACAACGCAGGCTTTTTATTTATTGATGCTTTAGAAAATAATTATAAAAACAAAAAAGTTGTTTCAGCTAAAACTGGGATTTTTATGAATAAATCCGGAGCGGCGGTTTTGGCTTTGATGAAAAAATTTAAGATAAAGCCGGAAAATGTTTTAATTGCTCATGACGACATTGATATCTTGTGGGGCAATTTCAAACTTTCTTTCGGTCGTTCTTCGGCGGGCCACAAGGGTGTTGAATCCATAATAAAAAATCTTAAAACAAAAAACTTCTGGCGCTTGAGAATCGGCATCCAACCCGCCTTCGCTAAAGCTTCCGCCGACGCCAAAGCTTTGGCGGACAAGTCGGCGGGCAAGCAAAATACAAGAGTAAAAGCGGATAAGATAATATTAAAAAAATTCACGCCCGAAGAATTAAAAGAACTTGATAAGACCATAAAAAAAGCCATCCGCCAACTGGCCCCGACGGTACCGTCGGGGCTGACGAGCGGCTCTCAATAA
- the lepB gene encoding signal peptidase I — translation MIKSFFKFSWDLIKVALIALILAGTVRYFLVQPFFVEGASMEPNFETGEYLLIDELSYYFRDIKRGEVVVFHYPLDTSKYYIKRVIGLPNETIEIKDGKITIYNSNNQEGFLISEDYIPSNFVTEGNIKKKLSKDEYFVLGDNRPSSSDSRRWGVLPKIDVVGRVFLRAWPFDRASIFETPNYQ, via the coding sequence ATGATAAAATCATTTTTTAAGTTTAGCTGGGATTTAATCAAAGTAGCTTTAATAGCTCTCATTTTGGCCGGTACGGTACGTTACTTTTTAGTCCAGCCGTTTTTTGTTGAGGGCGCTTCAATGGAGCCGAATTTTGAAACCGGCGAATATCTTTTGATTGATGAATTAAGCTATTACTTCAGGGATATTAAAAGAGGGGAAGTTGTCGTCTTTCATTATCCGCTGGACACTTCCAAGTACTATATAAAAAGAGTTATCGGGCTTCCCAACGAAACTATAGAAATTAAAGACGGGAAAATTACTATTTACAATAGCAATAATCAAGAAGGATTTTTAATATCCGAGGATTATATTCCGTCAAACTTTGTAACAGAGGGCAATATCAAAAAAAAATTAAGTAAAGACGAATATTTTGTCTTGGGCGACAATCGTCCGTCTTCTTCCGATTCAAGACGCTGGGGAGTTTTGCCAAAGATTGATGTTGTGGGCCGTGTTTTTTTGAGAGCCTGGCCGTTTGACCGCGCAAGTATTTTTGAAACACCAAATTATCAATAA